AACTTGACCATGTTACGTGCCTCTGAGGAGATGCTGCATGGATGCAACCGACTGCATCCGTGCTGAAGCGTTAGTCACACCTTTAAAATAACAGCACACCAACATCACTGCAACAATACAACGTCTTGATAACATTAAACTGTTTTGGCACGCTGCATATGATGATTAATGACAAATACCATGTCTATGTAAGCTCTAGGTGATCTTCAAAGTGTCTGAGCAACATCTAAAAGCTCCAAAAACGATTGATTCatggttaaaaagaaaaaaaaaaaagaagaaaaaatggagaaaatcaGGAAACATCAAATGCTTCATTCAACCCTTTTATATAAAATCTCAGAAACTAGTTAAGAGCCACAAGTCCAATCTGCTTTTGTCAGACATGCAGCCAGAGTGATATAAAAGCAGAAGCATCCTCACACTGGAGAAGCTGTAGCCACTCAGTGGACGGTGTTCAGGTCGAAGAAATGATCCTAAACGATTAATTGATTGTCCAAATGGTTGCAGATTGATATTCTTTCATTTAATTGGTAAATCTTTTCATCTCTAGTTGATGTCATAACATTTTTGACATTCTTACTTGGTGAACTACTAACTTAATTCCTTAAAAGGGGAAATAGATTAATTTAGTGTTGACCAACTGATTCAGCACTAGTCGACTTAAGCCAGCAAGCTGATTTAGTGCCTTGCTCAAAGGCACGCACAGGTTTTAATCCCTTCCTTTGTAGTCTAAGTACAATCTCCTCAGCTGGGAAGGtgtcctgctgcctgctgaacTGAACCTAAAGtagtttttgaaaagtaaaacGGTGCTTTCACTCTAATCTTTAAAACCTGAAATATAGCACAGTTACTTTATCACTGTGAAGTGATGTTTGcaatttatctatttaattAAGTCTATTTCTACAGACTTAATGGCCCTTGAAACTGACACCCACTGTGGAAATGTCAGAGGGCCATCTCGGTTTGCTCTGCTTGGTGATGCAATGACAGGCGGCGTAGGACAAGGTTCACCGACAGCACCAGCAGCCCCCCGGCTTTCACTGCTCAGTGTTAGAAGGTCAACTTCACTCGCTGAGGGGTTGTTCTTTGGCTAGAGAACAACAATTAGACCATAAGTTACCTCGTGTCACACCCCAGAGCCTTTAAAAGCTTGCCGTTTATGTGTTTTATCAACTTCCGGCCTCAGTAAGAGTATAttgtgtgagctgctgctccagaatTTAAAGAGTGCAGGTTGAGTGTTGCGGCAGAGACCCAGCAGTGCCTGACAGAAATCTGTTCAGAGGCCAGGAGACGACTTCCTGGAGGGATCACATGTGCTCACCCTGCTTCCTATCACGTAGCTCACTAAGACGTCACAGCTATTGTTGTACAGATATTTCTTGAGTTAATCTTAATAAATGGAGCCAGACTGTCTGAAACTGATGATAAATAAcaacagaagagaaagaggatgtTTTAAAGCCTCCAGCTCGGCTGCAAAATGctgttatttttgtgttgttttcagacATTGTGAGTTCTAACTAGCCATCCCACCCAGCAGCTGTCTTGGTCAGGAGGAAAACGTTGATACTTGTCATTTATCTCTCTTCGTGGTTGAAGGTTGCTATTAGCTaacctgtgctgtgctgtgaacCACCGCTGTACTTTGGCTATTTGCCCATTAACGTTTAACTCGCACAGTGAGCTCATTTGTGCCCTCAGAGCGGCTCCTTCTGTGATTTGCAGATTCACGCTCAAGAGCAACAGATGGAGTGACGTAAGAGCGGAAAACTACTGCAGTATTTAGATGATTGAGTATTCTCTGTGTACAGGAGCAGCTGAGCCGTTGAATTGCTGACTGTTGGGTTTCAGGCTAAGACAATGGATGGCTGTTGGTATGGCAGtgggtactgtgtgtgtgcactgtgtgtgtgtgtgtgtgtgcactgtgtgtgtgtgcagactgatCATGTGCCTCAGTGCATCCTcagacggagagaggagggaggttgGTTATGTAACTGCCTGGAGTACGAGGGATGCAGCATGTCCACACGAGCTGCCAGCGTGCAGCGCTGCACGGCTGCCTGCGCTACAGGCTCAGTGGGCAGAGCAACACAAAGACACTAATGCCGCCAGCAAAAAGGCATTGTGGGTAAAAGCCTCCAACTAATGGAAGCGTCTGGACATGTCTGCATTGACTGTCTTTTGTACTGATGCCCAATAATCATACAGGTACCAGAATGCAATGCAGCAACAAGTAGTTTGATGTTTaagagggtggaggggaggacATTGGATGCATACAGTGGATGCACTTCAGGAATAAACAGGAAAATGTTGTTGAACATTCAAAAAAAGGTTTCAATTTCTGTCCACTAATTTTTTGCAGATTTCTCAGTGTAAGAATTTCTTCCTTGACCAATTTCTCTCCTGTTCCCGTTTTTGTGTCAGATGGATTAAAAAGGTTTATTTGAGTCAACCTGAACATGAACAGCTAACATTACAGTTTTAAGGACTTAATTGAAGCAAACCTAACCTTAATTACTGCTACCCTGCGTATTGTGTTTATCTAACAATATCTAAAGTTTTTGAGGTTTCTTGAGACCTCAGCATAATTATTTCAGAATAAGACATTGAGGGGTGGATATCTTCTGAAAATGGAttcttacatacacacatttgagGTCTGTGTGTACAGTCCACAGATGTAGACTGTATGTTTAATTCACAGCTGAAGAACATCACACATGTGGACTGTTGAAAAGGGAAATCAATTACGACTGTAATGCATTGACCATCTCAGcagtctttatttctttctggtaattgagttttttttctctttcagggTTGACTTCAATGTTCCCATGAAGGACAAGCAGATCACAAACAATCAGAGGTAAAGTCATTTCTGAAGCATCCCGTCTGCTCTTAAAGTTAAAACcaataaacatgcaaacaaagaaTTTCCCTCCTCATCATCGACAGTCTGTTACATAAAATGTTTTGAGCAcctaaaagtacattttatacGAGCCTCACAGAACTGTTATTTTTGAAATACAATGTTTGCATCTAATAGcaatgaaatatatgaataaataaatgtttcaatGCAATAATATTTTCAGGGTCAAGGCGGCTGTTCCCAGCATCCAATACTGCTTGGACAACGGGGCCAAATCCGTGGTGCTGATGAGCCATCTGGGGCGTCCTGACGGGAACTTCATGCCTGAGAAATACTCCCTGGAGCCCGTCGCCGCCGAGCTCAAGACCCTGCTGGGGAGGTCAGTGGACGGGCCGGAGTTATAAGCCTTTGATTATTGGTTGATTTGTGGATACGTTTGCTTAGTGGTGGTAACGGTTACGTTTAAAAACTCATATGTATATCAACCAGAAGCACATGTTGAGCAGCTACTCAGTCAGTAAAGATCAGAGAGTCTGTTTAcggtgcagccaaacaaactgagGCTGTCGGTGCTTCTGATTAGAGTTAAATAATGTCTTTGATCGAGAGAGGACGGGCGATCAGTTATCATTGTGCTCCCTCGTCCTCACTggtcctctgtggctctgcaggGACGTCACCTTCCTGAAGGACTGTGTGGGTGCGGAGGTGGAGGGCGCCTGCGCTGACCCCACCACCGGCTCCGTCATCCTGCTGGAGAACCTCCGCTTCCACGTCGCAGAGGAGGGAAAGGGCAAGGACCCTGCTGGGAACAAGGTGAGCCTCCAGCAGTTGTTGATGTTTGTGCTCGTATCATCTAAATATCCCAACTCAGCCTCAGATCAATAGATCGTCAATAAAGTAGCTCTGCGGTGGTCGTGgaacacatttttctcttgatgTACAGAAAGAGTTGTTTCACATGAGCTAGCTGTTGTGCTAAGTGTTGCCAAAATGATTAAGTAAGAGTTTACTGCTCAGTTAGGCTTCTTTTGACTGTAGTGTCCGAGTAAAAATGGTTTTAGTGCAAATTGTGACCATTTAAGTGGCTTTTTGTAGCATTTGGGTggacaacaacacctgctccacctTTAGAAGAGAATTAAGAAGAGATTGATTGGGTGCTGTTGGATTATGGCCCTCTAATTAAAACAGAAGAAGGCGGTTTCTtcttattactttatttttcttcttgcaCTCTCATAACCGAGAGGCTCTGACAACCACGACAATGGCCTCTATTGAAAGCTGCGTGTGTTACTTTGATGAAAGTATCATTTATATTCAATTTCATGCTTAAATACAAATACTATTTTGCTCATAAGATATTGGAAGGACAAAGAACTCCTCTACACTCTGAGGCATAATAATATAGCTACTTTAAGCTCAGTCAGGCAGGTGTAAggctctctgtgtgctgtctcGGCTCTGTCCCCCCTCGAGTCTCTGCCCGGCAGAATTTGCTTGGTCATCTGGAGGAAAACATGCAGCCGCTCCAGCTGCAGTGTCCCTGAAATGGCTGCCTCACCTCACATGATGCCTGCGTCAGGACTGGTGCACCACAGTAAAGAAAAACTGTGAGGCAGTCTGGAGGCTTCAACAGAGGAGCTTCGTAAACAAATAACATGagcagtgatgatgaagcttaATGCGCCGAGATAAACAGGGTTTGACTGATATACAGACAGATCCAGGCTGAGCACCGTCTTCGGACAGCGTACGAACGTTGGTCCTGGTGGATCGGCAGCTCTGACCTGCTGACATTTATCCTGAAGGTCAGCAGGTTGTCCCGGCTGGACGTGTTGCTTTTCCTGTCCTGGGGGGCCTGGTTGGTATGCGGCCTGTGTGGGTTGGTCTCTACTGTACTGCTGCACTGTATCAGACGGGaaccttttatttttagtgCGTTATACAAACATTTCTCCGTGACACAGCTGAGATGAGTGTGTCTCACTCTAACGTGTTAAAGAGGCCGGAGGGTCCTTTGCCTCCATCTTACCAGTAATGTATTGATTTCAATAATTTTCCTGCTCCTATAAATCAGAATCACAATCAGATTTTGTTGAGTACAAGGAGTTTTACTTTGGTTTTTCCGTAGCTCTCATGTACTTACACACAAACCGACAAAAAGGGAGACGAGAACAAGtcaaacaaagtaaacacatttaatttaagcaacaaaaaaaaaggaaacatgaatacatttgaCACCAATCAGCATTAATTTTCAACGTGAATGTGAACCTCCACTACATTTAATGAGAACTGACACGCACTGATGTTCAAATCTGGGTTTGAGGAGAGAAGCCAGTGAAGCCTCGAGTCGCCACCTTGTGTTTTTGAAGCCAGAACTGATGGTTCCTCAGAGacttcctctgattggttagtcagaaGGTCGACCCGCCCTAAAGCGTtccctgctttatcgtctattttccgctaaatgggaccatgattaactaaatgaacatcatgctgtgttgaagaagactgtaaagcaactgagaccataaactcatccCAGCATAGTCGCTCCCTGCTGGACGTTAagaagaatgcaggtttaaggcctCACTTTTCAGACATGGAAGCTACGCTCACTTCTTTTCTACAGTCTATAGTTGCGCCCCACCATCGGTCGGCCCTTTGGGCCAAACAGTACTCCACCACTGACCATGATATATGAATATTGGTCATGAAATATAGAATATGTACAGATTGAAATAGTTCTCTCATAGTGACTTGGTGTCCTCGGTGTCTTGTGGTTGAACTGGGACGTCCTGAATGAGTTGTGGCCCGTTTCATACAGTCGTGACCCACCACAAATAGAATCGAACTCTGTGGGAAACACCGATCTGTGGTGTCGAGCGAAGGGGGAACTGTAGGCTCGTCTGACATTTGAGCGACACTGAAGAGCTCTCTTGACCTTTTCCTGCCCTCCAGTCAAGCAGTCATGACCTTCGCCTGTTAAAGTGCAGCAGGAATCTGATCCACAATGATCACACGTACATGAATAGATGCTCCGAGCTGGTGGAGGCGCTAAGCCAGAGACATTTGCCTCTAATTCTCCCAACAGACTGTTTTTCCAACATTATTTGCTTGGATTAATTTCCACAAAGCAGAGATCAGTCTGACAGAGCCTGAGGCAGTTTGTCATGACGCTTCTCTTTCTACTCTTGTTTTGCACcttttttattaattctgtTATGTCTCTTATAGTCAGGACTGCATGCAGCATATTGAATTACGATGAGCCACAGACTATTCTCATAATCTGAACATTTTAGTTTCACTGACGTCATCGTATCAGCAGCTCAGGAGGCCACCTGTTCGCTGCACCCATCCCAAAAACAGGAATGACAGCCTGTAAGCTTTTATCATTAACTGAGCGTTCAtccacatgttttatttataataatttatccTGGAAATTCAGAGTTGTTATGCTTGGTTGTATGTATCATCATGATTAAATCACGACGTACGTGTGACTTAAACGTCACTTGAGCTTCcactgaagagaaaaaacataaattcaaaTTAATGTGGGAATCAACACGCATTAGTTCtgggttgggtttttttttgccgATTTTCTGTAACTGTTAAGATTTGTGCTACATTTGGACTGAGACTTTTCAAATCCATATGAAGTTTGCAGCCTTTGCTACAGGTgactccatcctcctcctcttcttcttctctcactctttcccATCTTTTTCTCCGTCAGACTAAGGCCTCCCAGGAGGAGATCGACTCCTTCAGGGCGTCTCTGTCCAAACTGGGAGACGTTTACATCAACGACGCCTTCGGCACGGCTCACAGAGCCCACAGGTGAGTCTGGATGCAGCGATGACGatatcatgatgatgatgatgatgatgacgatgaagaGAAAATCAGAAATGGCTGCTGCTTTTTCACTGGAGttcttcttccctcttcctcctcctcctcctcctcctcctctccccagcTCCATGGTGGGAGTGAATCTGCCGAAGAAGGCGGCCGGTTTCCTGATGAAGAAGGAGCTCGACTACTTTGCCATGGCTCTGGAGAAACCTCAGAGGCCGTTCCTGGCCATCCTCGGAGGGTGAGAACGGTTCTTTTCAACAGTTCATCTTCAGACTGGCGTCAACACAATGGAGGGGCGGGGTCACTTCAGCTGTCCGTCAGACATTAAACAcaatccaggaagtccagtttgagtAGCAGAAGACGTGTTTGATGGAAAACCACTGCAGAGATGTTTATTACACTTTGACAAAGGATTTTATAACTCTGGAGTTGTTAGTTAGATCGAGAGGTAAACGGTAGAAAACTACAGATGTCTGATACGATTCTTTTCCTTTCTGATACCGATTGTTTGTCTCTAATCATCAGGACTGCATGCAGGTTATTGCATTGAGGTTACAGAGTATTGATCCGATACCAATGcaacaaaaaagagagagaccgAACGGGGCTTGTGGgtgctcttcctctcctgtggtTTGCGAGTCATAACACCTCAGCCTTTTTTAAAGCCCCCAGGTGGCCGTCGAGGGATAGAGACTATAAGCTCATTATGTAATCTGTGGTGTCACAGTACGCCGCTTTCTTTAAGACGCCATCAGGACTGAGTGTGCAGAAAACGAGCAGCCAGAGATGAGTCGTCATGGAAACCCTAAATGTCCATTTCAGGAATATTTTCAGGGCTGATAATGTAGGGGagaatgaattattaaaacatgttttatcagGGATTTTTGTATGATATTACTAAAAAGGAGTTCAGGAGCtagttagaaaatgaaaataagtagACGGGAGAAATGTTGGTTTGTGATCCAGGATTTTAAAGTgggtttaaaatgattttttgttttttgcatgtcATGTTACTTTTAACTTTCATTGAAaaccaacattttattttacatttgactcGGTGTGGGAGCCCCGAGCATTAAGACAGCAGATCAGCTGGTTTTTTAACTTGTTTTCCACATGTGTGTCCTTGCTTTTGAACTGAGCTGTTTAGTTTcatgtgaaaaaacaaagattgGGTGTAATTTATCTGTAATCAATAAGGAGGAGGTCAGACATGGGTGAAGCAGACTGAGAGGGcacaataaaagcaacaaaGTGCTGCCACTGTGGACAGAGTGGGAGATGAAGAGTGTTTCACCATTAGCTGTCTAATAGTCCTGCCTCCTTGCTGTGGTTTTACGTCTCGGCGGTGCTGCAGGTGGTTTTATATTCGTTGAGTTGTGGCCGCACAGTTGGCTGaataaagaggaaacacaggcTGAAGCTGCTGTAACCGACGCTCAGTTTAACCGAGCTGTCGGAGGCCTCGTGGGATTTAGCCCCTCGCGTCAGAGTCCATTTTAGTGATTGTGCAACTGAGAGGCTCAGCCAGTCACCTTCCTCTGCCTCACAATCATCAATCAATACTGTTAAATGATCAGCCAGTTAACAAGCTCAGCACAGGGTAAGGTCACAGATTAATGTGTCTGAAGACTTATCAGAGGTCAAAACACAACACGACAATATTTTACAGCTCTGGAAAGTTTCCACAGTGGGAACTATTTTCATCAGGTGTGAGGTGAACGGTACTGAGCTGcaacaataaaatgatcaaTCGATTAGCCAGTGAGTGAAGATCTGACGGTGTCATCGTTTTTAAATCACATCTCAAACCTTTGTTAaagctttttattattatactccagcacactgttttatttccaacatgtccgatgtgtttattattattattattgggtATTTTATACTGATTTATGTTCGTATTATTCTAATTATCTGGTTTTACTCACCTCATTGTtttcctgaaatgttttaatcgTGGTTCAGCTGTGTTAAGTATGTTGTAGTCAAAGGGCTTTATATGAATCCCAGTTTCTTTATTATTGTTAGTCAACATACTAAAAATTCATGAATTCAAGCTTCTGAAGTGTCAATTTTTGCTGTTTCTTGTCTTAATTGACTTTCAATCAGGCAAAATAAGGTCGCCTTTGGCTTTAGCAAACCATGGTGGgtttatttttccaatttatTTACCTTTTAAACTGCAGTTTTATGGACCAGATGATTAATAGAGTTAATAATCATCAGAttagataaaatatatatattataagaACTGTTTAAATGGTTGCAgctctaaaaaacaaaaaaaggaaaaatgcgGCGTTTAAGTTACAAAGAAATCGACCAGGAATGTTTGCAAAGACCAAAAGATAAATCTTTAATAAACCATTAAAACCCTGAtgagatatttatatatagtataaAGCAGTGTAATGTGCTACAGTATGTACAAGTCCGTGTGTTTCTTATCTATACTGATGTGCTCCTCCTCTGTCGGTCTTTCAGAGCGAAGGTGAAAGATAAGATCCAGCTGATCAACAACATGTTGGATAAGGTGGATGAGATGATCATCGGCGGCGGCATGGCCTTCACCTTCCTCAAAGTCCTCAACAACATGGAGGTGAGGAAGACGACACTGTCGCAAAAGGAACACTGAGTTTCCCACGTAATGTCTctaacatacacaaacattaaaGAACGTACTGCGTGTTTCTTGTTATCCTTGAAGTGGTTTTAGTTCATATTTTCAGAGCGACAATGACTTTATATGTGAAAGTTGTCTGTTCTGGATTTCCAGGACACAATTTTACTGGCACTTGTACTTTTACCCTAAAAACACCAGTGCTGCCATGGCAGTGAAAAAGCCCTTTGACGTCTAAATAGCCAGTTTAAAATCCACATTTTAAAGCAGGTGATGCTTTCTATCAAATGTgagtttctcctctctgataGGGAGGGATGCACGTACCTTTTTGTGCATTGAACCCTGTGTGACGTTAAAAAACATCGGTATTTAAAGGAAGGTGTTTCACAAGTTGAGTGACGCAATCGAGCTGCTGGACTCGCTGTTGAACGTTGGTGGTGTTCAAACAGACTTgtgaaatgtctttgttttgttagtttCACAGCAGAGACGGAGAATCACGTTCATGGCCAAAGTCTGACCTCTGACAAAAAGATTTGACGAGAGAACATACTGTCTCGATTGTGTTATCCAGCCAAGTAGATAGTTTTAGGTTTATTTTCCCTCAAGTCTCTTTATAACCCTTAAACTTTGCAATTAGCATCCGAAATCATAATTCTCGAAGTCAAGTCTGAACATACAGACATGATACACATATTTTTAGCTTCAGTGAGACTTTCACTTCCTGAGGGCATCATTTTCTCTGACATTCATCTTGAACTAATGTCCATAAATGTGCATCGAAAAAAGGTGCTCTTAATAAgtgcagaacttgcctgagaattaTTCTaattttaagttttcttcagtgtcaAAGTAACTGTAATagttgtctgtacatccatgggtgcactgcaaacaggaactgctaacAGCTAATTCAGCATACTTTTAATGGTGCCAACTAggtaaaatataaacaaaatatagGCTTTGATAAAACAAACTTCATGGCAACACTCCTGTCTGGAGAGTTTCTGTTAAGTAGTTTCTAgaaagacactttttttttccattcctgTGAGCCCCAGAAACTAAAtcccattcacctccattgtattgGGTTGCAAAAATCTCAAACACTGATATCtcaaaacatgaacaaataaaaccaaaaaactatctgcatggagAGATACGGCTACAGGGGAGTGTggaaatgtgttcttttgtaaTTCGggtgaaatgaccctttaaacAAAAGCTGGTCGAGGTCAAATTTAGGTTATGAACGTGATTCTCAATGTTTGCTGCCTAATCAGAGACGTTTCACAAGTCTGTCTGAACACCACAAACGTTCACTAACCCAGATTTCAACACTAACACGTCTTTTATTGAACATTTATTTCTCCCACTGGTGAGCAGCTGTCGAGCTCCCTAACATGTTTCTTACCTAGTAACAAGTCAAAGGAAGATCCTGATTGgatagatttattttattttctgagctTTATTCTTCCTTTGCAGATAATTTGCAGTGGTGTTGGGAGGGTTGAGAAACATTTGATAGTACtgtccaaaaaaacaacaaccacagcatgATGTATGAGTATATTTATTATCTACAGTAGAATTACAGGATATTTTGTGCATTTCATGAGTGACATTCACTAAACAGaataagaaaatagaaaatgtaaccAAAGAGGTCAGATGTAGTCATTTATTTCCTTCATAGTCAACAAAAGCAGACTAAACTATCA
This window of the Pempheris klunzingeri isolate RE-2024b chromosome 14, fPemKlu1.hap1, whole genome shotgun sequence genome carries:
- the pgk1 gene encoding phosphoglycerate kinase 1, encoding MSLSNKLTLDKVDVKGKRVIMRVDFNVPMKDKQITNNQRVKAAVPSIQYCLDNGAKSVVLMSHLGRPDGNFMPEKYSLEPVAAELKTLLGRDVTFLKDCVGAEVEGACADPTTGSVILLENLRFHVAEEGKGKDPAGNKTKASQEEIDSFRASLSKLGDVYINDAFGTAHRAHSSMVGVNLPKKAAGFLMKKELDYFAMALEKPQRPFLAILGGAKVKDKIQLINNMLDKVDEMIIGGGMAFTFLKVLNNMEIGTSLYDEEGAAIVKDLMAKAEKNGVKITLPVDFVTAEKFDENTPTSTATVAAGIPVGWMGLDCGPESSKLYAAAVGRAKQIVWNGPVGVFEWDNFAKGTKNLMDKVVEVTKANCITIIGGGDTATCCAKWDTEDKVSHVSTGGGASLELLEGKVLPGVDALSSV